One Lactobacillus crispatus DNA segment encodes these proteins:
- a CDS encoding DUF6440 family protein has product MCVNTFSYSFLFNNTSVFGVRAFDLKVEGKAGEEIDQGVERIMVDEKTGVEYVLIENDGGITPRIDKNGKPVINQQWLKKHQEKELQKKVNRELQKYTVHN; this is encoded by the coding sequence ATGTGTGTTAATACCTTTAGTTATAGTTTTCTTTTCAATAATACTTCTGTTTTTGGTGTTAGAGCATTTGATTTAAAAGTGGAGGGTAAAGCTGGTGAAGAAATTGATCAAGGTGTTGAAAGGATCATGGTTGACGAAAAAACAGGCGTTGAGTATGTCTTGATTGAAAATGATGGAGGAATCACACCTCGAATTGATAAAAATGGGAAGCCCGTTATCAATCAACAATGGCTGAAAAAGCATCAGGAAAAGGAGCTTCAGAAGAAAGTAAATAGAGAACTGCAAAAATACACAGTTCATAATTAG
- a CDS encoding helix-turn-helix domain-containing protein, whose protein sequence is MKDKLKQSIIAITSANLKRILYNQKLTQRDLAALTGISIPSINRYYLGNGAIPQNNLVKIAKALHVSPNELDPSYQPTKDFLSQLAEKTDDPDLKFRTDYLKQLIQTSNLSVQEIASRLNIKPITVYKWLAGVNTPSKENTAKLADLFSVSVNSLADASKEIRLTPQQSKILNALPSDLTNQQTDLIISLIKSVLENAN, encoded by the coding sequence ATGAAAGATAAACTTAAGCAATCCATCATCGCAATTACTAGTGCCAATCTCAAAAGAATTTTGTACAATCAAAAACTAACTCAAAGAGACTTAGCAGCACTAACAGGAATCTCGATCCCATCAATTAATCGCTATTATTTAGGAAATGGCGCCATACCACAAAATAACTTGGTAAAGATCGCTAAAGCCTTGCATGTTTCACCTAATGAACTTGATCCTTCATATCAGCCCACTAAAGACTTTTTATCTCAACTAGCTGAAAAAACTGATGACCCAGATTTAAAATTTAGAACTGATTATCTTAAACAGTTAATTCAGACCAGCAATTTATCTGTTCAGGAAATTGCCAGTAGGCTCAATATAAAGCCTATTACAGTCTATAAGTGGCTGGCAGGGGTAAATACCCCTAGCAAGGAAAATACAGCCAAATTAGCCGATTTATTTAGCGTCAGCGTTAATTCCTTAGCAGATGCCTCTAAAGAAATTCGATTAACTCCTCAACAGAGCAAAATATTAAACGCTCTGCCATCAGATTTAACCAATCAGCAAACAGATCTAATCATTTCTCTGATCAAATCCGTTTTAGAAAATGCTAATTAG
- a CDS encoding DUF771 domain-containing protein: protein MTKALINIPSLTNFVKSIVKEAVEEDKKDLTGKTWNIKQFRETCCRGKGDNWVRTFIFDEFPEVNYKNGGFVVNPRKTSEGKTTIIFAKEACEWMQKHQHEIDWNAKITS from the coding sequence ATGACTAAAGCTTTAATCAACATTCCAAGTCTTACAAACTTTGTAAAAAGTATTGTCAAAGAAGCTGTCGAAGAGGATAAAAAAGATTTAACTGGCAAAACTTGGAATATTAAGCAATTTAGGGAGACTTGTTGTCGAGGTAAGGGTGATAACTGGGTGAGAACTTTTATCTTCGATGAGTTTCCAGAAGTTAATTACAAAAATGGTGGTTTTGTAGTAAATCCTAGAAAGACTTCTGAAGGCAAAACAACAATTATTTTTGCTAAAGAAGCCTGTGAATGGATGCAGAAGCATCAACATGAAATTGATTGGAACGCCAAAATTACTAGTTAG
- a CDS encoding helix-turn-helix domain-containing protein, which produces MENEFKGVRAFLMIPPSISRDEDLLKNPKSILLMGEIISMLNVTGEFFMSNRKIAEHLRVSIRQVNRYLDLLEKKKLIEREKVVSDKNGAVLGRKIHAGSALMTHMSLGWGTECHEGNDIDDMPLVSPASHKYSSINRSSNRTVNKSSSAKKEEDPEREKIYKDFFFIARMNDNRKNQTTRPSLDEIKQMRKLLYECDVSTLQVTKDKFKERMEWDMVGKPFAYLLKLLRDGLANDQNYESWG; this is translated from the coding sequence ATGGAAAATGAATTTAAAGGTGTTAGAGCTTTTTTAATGATTCCACCATCAATTTCACGAGATGAGGATTTACTAAAAAACCCTAAATCAATACTTTTAATGGGTGAGATTATCTCAATGCTTAATGTTACTGGAGAGTTTTTCATGAGTAACAGAAAAATAGCAGAGCATTTAAGAGTATCTATTCGCCAAGTGAATAGATATTTAGACTTGCTTGAAAAGAAAAAATTAATTGAGCGTGAAAAAGTTGTTAGTGATAAAAATGGTGCAGTCTTAGGAAGAAAAATTCATGCTGGATCAGCCCTCATGACACATATGTCACTAGGGTGGGGAACTGAGTGTCATGAGGGTAATGACATTGATGACATGCCCCTAGTGTCACCAGCGTCACATAAATATAGCAGTATTAATAGATCATCTAATAGAACAGTTAATAAATCTTCTTCTGCGAAGAAAGAAGAAGATCCAGAAAGAGAAAAAATCTACAAAGATTTTTTCTTTATTGCAAGAATGAACGATAACCGTAAAAATCAAACAACTAGACCATCTCTTGATGAAATTAAGCAAATGAGAAAGTTGCTATATGAATGTGATGTTAGTACTTTGCAAGTTACAAAAGATAAATTCAAAGAGCGAATGGAGTGGGATATGGTCGGCAAGCCATTTGCATATTTGTTAAAGCTATTAAGAGATGGATTGGCAAATGACCAAAATTATGAAAGCTGGGGATAA
- a CDS encoding helix-turn-helix transcriptional regulator, with translation MLTKLKILRVKKGMSQSDLAQALGTTQVTVSAWETGRSTPRPPMMQKIADYFGVSKDDIFFSAFNYLK, from the coding sequence ATGTTAACTAAACTAAAAATTTTAAGAGTAAAAAAAGGTATGAGTCAATCGGATCTTGCACAAGCTTTAGGTACAACACAAGTGACAGTATCAGCATGGGAAACAGGCAGATCTACTCCAAGACCGCCTATGATGCAGAAAATTGCTGATTATTTTGGAGTTAGCAAAGACGATATTTTTTTTAGCGCTTTTAACTATTTAAAATAG
- a CDS encoding helix-turn-helix domain-containing protein: MKDYDRAILANNIKTLRKQKNLNQAELGKILHVSQQTIGSWETGRAIPGSDTLNILADYFQVSTDELLGRKTSDSVNDSDLSKMIENARFFDGKPIDDHDKDLVRGILKRIYNEK, from the coding sequence ATGAAAGATTATGATAGAGCAATATTAGCAAATAACATCAAAACACTCAGAAAACAAAAAAATTTAAATCAAGCAGAATTAGGTAAAATTTTACATGTTTCTCAACAAACCATTGGGTCTTGGGAAACAGGTAGAGCAATTCCTGGATCTGATACACTAAACATATTAGCTGACTACTTTCAAGTAAGCACTGATGAATTACTCGGAAGAAAAACATCTGATTCTGTAAATGACTCGGACTTAAGCAAAATGATTGAAAATGCTAGATTCTTTGATGGTAAACCTATTGATGATCATGATAAAGACCTAGTTCGAGGCATCTTAAAAAGAATTTATAATGAGAAATAG
- a CDS encoding ImmA/IrrE family metallo-endopeptidase, with product MDTELKKLLKESNIRLEFAPLHCPGLLVHGKNSKPDVMIINSSYDDEQAKNVILHELGHMIYDKDVQGDYQTNDCAHTYSEHGANSFLIRERVKQYIALGNDLQTTNWLDFAKSIGTQDYFQVQEELNKYKFEE from the coding sequence ATGGACACTGAACTAAAAAAATTGCTCAAAGAATCAAACATAAGATTGGAGTTTGCTCCCTTACATTGCCCAGGACTACTTGTACATGGAAAAAACAGCAAGCCTGACGTAATGATAATTAATTCAAGCTATGATGATGAACAAGCTAAAAATGTAATCTTGCATGAACTAGGACATATGATATATGACAAAGATGTTCAAGGAGATTACCAAACTAATGATTGTGCTCATACTTACAGTGAACATGGAGCAAATTCTTTTTTAATACGTGAGAGAGTCAAACAATATATTGCCTTAGGCAATGATCTTCAAACTACTAACTGGTTAGACTTTGCTAAAAGCATCGGCACACAAGACTACTTTCAAGTGCAAGAAGAACTAAATAAATATAAATTTGAAGAGTGA
- a CDS encoding site-specific integrase: MAHFEKRGTKWRAQVSWYNPQGKRQFKTKQGFLTKSAARKWANEMEVAKDDNQISNQDPIFAEYFKDWYETYKIPGKSNNTQNRYKHIYVLLQQNFGKTRISKITRRSYQNFMNSYGKKHVKDTVYKTNGTIRTCVKDAMSEGLVKINFTERINLTWNEERSRKIEYLSFKEVQKLKKSLLKDITPSYISRYMLLTIIYTGMRPGEIMVLTWHDIDFKNHTINISKSWDYDNNKIINYDSDEINKETKNRSSTRIIKVDQNLLNILDQLKVNHHERLFIGKDGTIPSSNAVNKVLRKQLVKNKIKKDGFHFHSLRHTHVAMLLFKGVDLYSISKRLGHSNMSITANTYAYMLDELKQQSDQQIVNILDQI, encoded by the coding sequence ATGGCACATTTTGAAAAAAGAGGTACTAAGTGGCGCGCACAAGTATCTTGGTATAACCCTCAAGGTAAACGTCAATTTAAAACTAAACAAGGCTTTTTAACTAAATCAGCAGCTAGAAAATGGGCTAATGAAATGGAAGTTGCAAAAGACGATAATCAAATATCTAATCAAGACCCTATTTTTGCTGAGTATTTTAAAGACTGGTACGAAACCTATAAAATTCCAGGTAAATCAAATAATACTCAAAATAGATATAAGCACATTTATGTACTACTACAACAGAATTTTGGTAAAACCAGAATTTCAAAAATCACTCGACGTTCTTACCAGAATTTTATGAATTCGTATGGAAAAAAGCATGTTAAAGATACAGTCTATAAGACTAATGGAACAATACGGACTTGTGTAAAAGACGCAATGAGTGAAGGATTAGTTAAAATTAATTTTACTGAGCGAATAAATCTTACATGGAATGAAGAACGTTCAAGAAAGATTGAATATTTAAGCTTTAAAGAAGTCCAAAAACTTAAAAAATCACTTTTGAAAGATATTACTCCCTCCTACATAAGCCGCTACATGTTACTAACAATAATTTATACAGGAATGCGTCCAGGTGAAATTATGGTGCTAACATGGCATGACATTGACTTTAAGAATCACACTATTAATATCTCTAAATCGTGGGACTATGATAATAATAAAATAATCAACTATGATTCTGATGAAATAAATAAAGAAACTAAAAATAGGTCATCTACTAGGATCATCAAGGTAGACCAAAATTTATTGAATATTTTAGATCAACTAAAGGTTAATCATCATGAACGACTATTCATTGGAAAGGATGGAACTATACCTTCATCAAATGCCGTAAACAAAGTTCTTAGAAAACAACTGGTAAAAAATAAGATTAAAAAAGATGGTTTTCATTTTCACAGTTTAAGACATACTCATGTAGCAATGTTACTATTTAAGGGAGTTGACTTATATTCAATAAGTAAACGACTAGGTCACTCAAATATGAGTATTACAGCTAACACCTACGCTTACATGCTAGACGAATTAAAACAACAATCTGATCAACAAATAGTAAATATTTTAGATCAAATTTAA
- a CDS encoding acetate/propionate family kinase: protein MKKVLAINSGSSSFKYKLFSLPDEKVLAKGMADRVGLENSSFEIKLADGTKHVEKTEIPDQEAAVSLLIKFLKGYHVVEELTEIVGVGHRVVNGGEYFKDSTIITKENLPKIYELSDYAPLHNPAEARGIEAFMNVLPNVPEVAVYDTTYHRNLDPVHYLYSLPYEYYEKYGVRKYGAHGTSIRYTAPRAAKLLGKDLKDLKLVICHLGSGASITAVKDGKSYDTSMGFSPIAGITMATRTGDIDPSLVQHLMKVEHKSMDEMIYIMNNKSGLLGLSGISPDMRDVRESDSERAKLARKIFINRIIRYVGAYIAEMGGVDAIIFTAGIGEHDTGVRKAVLDAFAYMGVVVDNEANESVSEGLITKTDSKVAGMVIPTNEELMIERDVVRLTNID from the coding sequence ATGAAAAAAGTTTTGGCAATTAACTCTGGTAGTTCATCTTTTAAGTACAAATTATTCTCATTACCAGATGAAAAGGTTCTTGCCAAAGGAATGGCTGATCGTGTAGGTCTTGAAAATTCATCATTTGAGATTAAGTTAGCTGATGGTACTAAGCACGTTGAAAAAACTGAAATCCCAGATCAAGAAGCTGCAGTTAGCTTATTGATCAAGTTTTTAAAAGGATACCATGTTGTTGAAGAACTAACTGAAATTGTCGGTGTAGGACATCGTGTTGTTAATGGTGGAGAGTACTTTAAGGATTCTACTATTATTACTAAGGAAAATCTGCCTAAGATCTACGAATTGTCAGATTATGCTCCGCTTCACAATCCTGCTGAGGCTCGCGGAATTGAAGCTTTTATGAATGTTTTACCAAATGTGCCAGAAGTTGCGGTTTATGATACTACTTATCACCGTAATCTTGATCCAGTACATTATTTGTATTCACTTCCTTATGAATATTATGAAAAATATGGTGTACGTAAATATGGTGCTCATGGTACTTCAATTCGCTATACAGCACCGCGTGCTGCTAAATTACTAGGTAAAGATTTAAAAGACTTAAAGTTAGTCATCTGTCACTTGGGATCAGGCGCATCAATTACTGCAGTTAAGGATGGCAAGTCTTACGATACCTCAATGGGCTTTAGTCCAATTGCCGGAATTACAATGGCTACTAGAACCGGTGATATCGATCCTTCACTCGTGCAACATCTAATGAAGGTAGAGCATAAGTCGATGGATGAAATGATTTATATCATGAATAATAAGTCTGGTTTGTTGGGCTTGTCAGGAATTTCACCAGATATGCGCGATGTGCGTGAAAGTGATAGCGAACGGGCTAAGTTAGCAAGAAAAATTTTCATTAATCGTATTATTCGCTACGTTGGTGCTTATATTGCCGAAATGGGCGGCGTTGATGCAATTATCTTTACTGCTGGTATTGGTGAACATGATACTGGTGTGAGAAAAGCGGTTCTTGACGCTTTCGCATATATGGGTGTTGTTGTAGATAATGAAGCTAATGAAAGTGTTAGTGAAGGACTAATCACAAAAACAGATTCCAAAGTTGCAGGAATGGTTATCCCAACTAATGAAGAATTGATGATTGAACGTGATGTGGTACGTTTGACTAATATTGATTAA
- a CDS encoding class I SAM-dependent methyltransferase, protein MENFEKLFNQFLDCVQTLQTALNVSFTEALVETFDNLESGKIKVENGAPDEKTVAELSQKYQAIDYDEISQKEKAQVFTFLTLKAVNDDGFDVNQMPTPPAIATVVAMLMHKLLKDQKMEIVDPAVGTGNLLFSIISQLKALNHSKDNYQLVGIDNDEDMLSLTDVAAHLNNIDIELYHQDALMPWMCPNADAIVSDLPVGYYPVDENAKNFENQAKKGHSFAHLLLIEQIINNLKPNGYAFLVVPKSILSGKIGADFMPWLTKKIYLKAIVELPDDMFKNKFNQKSVLVFQNHGDEAKASEVLLTKLGSLKKEEALIQFNVKLNEWYAKINH, encoded by the coding sequence ATGGAAAATTTTGAAAAACTTTTTAATCAGTTTTTAGACTGTGTGCAAACTTTGCAAACGGCATTAAATGTTTCATTTACAGAAGCCTTAGTAGAGACTTTTGATAACTTAGAAAGTGGCAAGATTAAGGTTGAAAATGGTGCACCGGATGAAAAAACAGTGGCTGAATTAAGTCAAAAGTATCAAGCAATAGATTATGACGAAATTAGCCAAAAAGAAAAGGCTCAAGTCTTTACTTTTCTAACTTTAAAGGCAGTTAATGATGATGGCTTTGATGTTAACCAAATGCCTACTCCACCTGCAATTGCTACAGTAGTAGCAATGTTGATGCATAAATTATTAAAAGATCAAAAGATGGAAATCGTTGATCCTGCTGTGGGTACAGGGAATTTGTTGTTTTCAATTATTTCTCAACTTAAGGCACTCAATCATTCTAAGGATAATTATCAATTGGTAGGGATTGATAACGATGAAGATATGTTAAGTTTGACAGATGTGGCTGCGCATCTGAATAATATTGACATTGAGTTATATCATCAAGACGCTTTAATGCCTTGGATGTGTCCTAACGCTGATGCAATTGTAAGTGATTTACCTGTAGGCTATTATCCAGTTGATGAGAATGCCAAGAATTTTGAAAATCAGGCTAAGAAAGGTCATTCTTTTGCTCATTTGTTGTTAATCGAACAAATTATTAATAATTTAAAGCCTAATGGCTATGCCTTTTTGGTAGTTCCTAAGTCTATTTTGTCAGGCAAGATTGGCGCTGATTTTATGCCATGGTTAACTAAGAAAATTTACTTGAAGGCAATTGTAGAATTGCCAGATGATATGTTTAAGAACAAGTTTAATCAAAAATCGGTTTTAGTTTTCCAAAATCACGGTGATGAGGCTAAAGCAAGCGAAGTTTTACTTACCAAACTCGGTTCCTTGAAAAAAGAAGAGGCTTTAATTCAATTTAATGTTAAACTTAACGAGTGGTATGCAAAGATTAACCATTAA
- a CDS encoding ComGF family competence protein: MFGMQRLNKLLRSKSKGFMLAEAMFSLFITMMVLLILQNLLLSVKKANLNQNQHVNEVAYAYVQLENFMRADKIKAVYPVTKLAISNSASFKCIDQKGDATTYRIEYYKKNVLKVSGAGKGYMPLLFNVEKAAFKTTKDSIIIRVTEKNKGASDLVFQLDEEQEKKNAKTKEKDA, encoded by the coding sequence ATGTTTGGGATGCAACGACTAAACAAACTTTTGCGGTCAAAGAGTAAAGGTTTTATGTTAGCTGAAGCAATGTTTTCGCTTTTTATTACTATGATGGTGCTGCTAATTTTACAAAATTTATTGTTGAGTGTTAAAAAAGCAAACTTGAATCAAAATCAGCATGTCAATGAAGTAGCCTATGCTTATGTACAGCTAGAAAATTTTATGCGGGCTGACAAAATTAAGGCAGTGTATCCAGTAACTAAATTAGCTATAAGTAATAGTGCTTCCTTTAAGTGCATCGATCAAAAAGGCGATGCAACTACTTACCGAATTGAATACTATAAAAAGAACGTACTTAAAGTATCTGGTGCAGGGAAAGGCTATATGCCGTTATTATTTAACGTTGAAAAGGCTGCTTTTAAAACCACTAAAGATAGCATCATTATTAGGGTAACAGAGAAAAATAAGGGTGCATCAGATTTAGTTTTTCAGCTTGATGAGGAACAGGAAAAGAAAAATGCTAAAACCAAAGAAAAAGACGCATAA
- the comGC gene encoding competence type IV pilus major pilin ComGC translates to MKEKMKKYLANIMAKRRKQEGFTLIEMVVVIAIIVILILLIVPNLINQKKNAETKTADAFRTTVQTQVELYKDKYGEPKDFEDLKKDDYLTGDQITKAKKNFTLDSGEVVEKK, encoded by the coding sequence ATGAAAGAGAAGATGAAGAAGTATTTAGCAAACATTATGGCTAAGCGCCGCAAGCAAGAGGGTTTTACTTTGATTGAAATGGTTGTGGTAATTGCCATTATCGTGATTTTGATTTTGCTAATTGTGCCTAATTTGATTAATCAAAAGAAGAATGCTGAAACTAAAACTGCGGATGCATTTAGGACTACTGTGCAAACGCAAGTTGAATTATATAAGGATAAATATGGTGAACCTAAAGATTTTGAAGATCTAAAAAAGGACGATTACTTAACTGGTGATCAAATTACTAAAGCTAAAAAGAATTTCACGTTAGACAGTGGCGAAGTCGTTGAAAAGAAATAA
- a CDS encoding type II secretion system F family protein, producing MKYIGNSKKDKLNGEEQLAFLDYLKHSLDNGFSLLNSIELMPALWPKRRQLMERMASRMKEGASFSTELLKLGFSKTTVTQVNLALQQGNLVECLQHLATLNRLKQEQMKKLRAELSYPLVLAIMMVILLVFMQSFISTQFSDSSDHSGDMVMIGLIIIVLLGLYFFAKIVTLLNKQDYSSMKKLSKYPLIGQVVMLYIHYLLVYDIGLLLASGFSLQRMCEYAADQEKGSLQQALGQKIGHDLAEGKNLEEIINAEDFLPNSLLVLLQTGSERKSLSKRCLLLGRSLFLDLTEKIEKLVVNVQPACFILIGLCIIGMYLKLLLPMYSMMQGL from the coding sequence ATGAAGTATATTGGCAATTCCAAAAAGGATAAGTTAAATGGCGAAGAACAATTGGCCTTTTTGGATTATTTAAAACATAGTTTAGATAATGGTTTTTCTTTGCTCAATTCAATTGAATTAATGCCGGCATTGTGGCCAAAAAGGCGTCAGTTGATGGAAAGAATGGCTAGTCGCATGAAAGAAGGAGCAAGTTTTAGTACTGAACTGCTTAAACTAGGCTTTTCTAAAACGACAGTAACTCAGGTTAATTTGGCTTTACAGCAAGGAAACCTAGTTGAATGTTTGCAGCATTTAGCAACGTTGAATCGACTAAAACAGGAGCAGATGAAAAAACTGCGGGCTGAATTATCTTATCCGTTGGTTTTAGCGATAATGATGGTGATTTTACTGGTCTTTATGCAATCGTTTATTTCGACACAATTCAGCGATAGCAGTGATCATTCAGGAGATATGGTCATGATTGGTCTGATCATTATTGTATTGCTGGGCTTATATTTTTTTGCTAAGATCGTTACTTTGCTCAATAAACAGGATTATTCATCAATGAAAAAACTGAGTAAATATCCGTTAATTGGGCAGGTAGTTATGCTGTATATTCATTATTTGTTGGTTTATGACATTGGACTGCTGCTAGCTAGTGGCTTTTCATTGCAGCGAATGTGCGAATATGCGGCAGATCAAGAGAAAGGTTCATTGCAGCAAGCACTGGGACAAAAGATAGGGCACGATTTAGCTGAAGGAAAAAATTTAGAAGAAATTATTAATGCAGAGGATTTTTTGCCTAATAGTTTATTAGTTTTATTGCAGACTGGCTCTGAGCGAAAGAGCTTGAGTAAGCGCTGTTTGTTATTAGGACGTAGCCTATTTTTGGATTTAACTGAAAAAATTGAGAAATTAGTCGTCAATGTTCAACCAGCTTGTTTTATTTTAATTGGCTTATGCATTATTGGAATGTATTTGAAGCTGTTATTACCAATGTATTCAATGATGCAAGGACTATAG
- the comGA gene encoding competence type IV pilus ATPase ComGA, with amino-acid sequence MKIKEIVSELLIEAIKVKASDIFFFPKKENLMVKFRTGKGLIEYAGFTLETGKEIINFFKYSAQMDIAEHRRPQVGAMTYENEGHEYFLRLSSLGDFSDQESLVIRVIYGIDHSQYFIPEQLGTIEKLAKSRGLIITSGPTGSGKTTTMYEIAKKMSQNKVVMTIEDPVEIHESSFLQAQVNNEAGIDYQNLLKAALRHRPDILIIGEIRDQGTARLAVDAALSGHLVFATVHAKSTLQTISRLEGLGIRFDELTNCLTAVSYQRLLVSQGKLKCLMDIAADSLLKKELGKSVRGEFVNWQENLERLWKGGEINHEVYWQFQKG; translated from the coding sequence ATGAAGATCAAAGAAATTGTCAGTGAATTATTGATTGAGGCAATTAAAGTTAAAGCAAGTGATATTTTCTTTTTCCCGAAAAAAGAAAACTTGATGGTTAAATTTCGGACCGGTAAGGGTCTAATTGAATATGCAGGTTTTACTTTGGAGACGGGAAAGGAAATTATCAATTTTTTTAAGTACAGTGCTCAGATGGATATTGCAGAACATCGTCGCCCGCAGGTTGGCGCAATGACATATGAGAATGAAGGACATGAATATTTCTTGCGTTTATCTAGCTTAGGAGATTTTTCCGATCAAGAGTCACTGGTTATTCGAGTCATCTATGGGATTGACCATAGTCAATATTTTATTCCAGAGCAGCTTGGAACAATTGAAAAGCTGGCTAAGAGTCGCGGATTGATTATTACTAGTGGTCCAACTGGCTCGGGCAAGACAACGACAATGTATGAAATTGCTAAGAAAATGAGCCAAAACAAAGTAGTGATGACAATCGAGGATCCTGTTGAAATTCATGAGTCTTCTTTTTTGCAAGCACAAGTCAATAACGAAGCGGGAATTGATTACCAAAACCTGTTAAAGGCGGCATTACGGCATCGTCCAGATATTTTAATTATTGGAGAAATTCGTGATCAAGGAACAGCACGTTTAGCAGTTGATGCAGCTTTAAGTGGACACCTGGTTTTTGCGACAGTTCATGCTAAAAGTACTTTGCAAACTATTTCTCGACTAGAGGGATTAGGTATTAGGTTTGACGAACTGACAAATTGTCTAACTGCAGTGTCGTATCAGCGATTATTAGTCAGTCAAGGAAAATTAAAGTGCTTGATGGATATTGCGGCAGATTCTTTGCTAAAAAAAGAGCTAGGCAAATCGGTTCGTGGTGAATTCGTTAATTGGCAGGAAAATCTAGAGCGTTTGTGGAAAGGAGGAGAAATTAATCATGAAGTATATTGGCAATTCCAAAAAGGATAA
- a CDS encoding YebC/PmpR family DNA-binding transcriptional regulator, which produces MSGHSKWHNIQGRKNAQDAKRGKIFQKLSREIYMAAKSGGPDPDGNPTLRMVIDKARSNNMPKDNIKRAIKKAEGGSEEHYDEITYEGYAPGGVAVFVEALTDNKNRTASDVRVAFTRNGGSLGATGSVAYMFDRKGYIVIDRSTTDADEDQVLLDVMDAGGDDLQTSDDAYEIYTDPKQFAGVRDALIKDGYKLADAELTMIPQNTTPVPADKKEQFEHLVDALEDSDDVQNVYTAAADED; this is translated from the coding sequence ATGTCAGGACATTCAAAATGGCACAATATTCAAGGCCGCAAGAATGCGCAAGACGCAAAGAGAGGTAAAATTTTCCAAAAGTTATCTCGTGAAATTTATATGGCTGCAAAGAGTGGTGGTCCTGATCCTGATGGGAATCCTACATTACGTATGGTAATTGATAAGGCACGTTCAAACAACATGCCTAAGGATAACATCAAGCGTGCCATCAAGAAGGCCGAAGGTGGTTCAGAAGAACACTACGACGAAATTACTTACGAAGGTTACGCTCCAGGTGGTGTTGCAGTCTTTGTTGAAGCTTTGACTGATAACAAGAACCGTACAGCTTCAGACGTTCGTGTTGCTTTCACTCGTAACGGTGGTTCACTTGGTGCTACTGGTTCAGTTGCTTACATGTTTGACCGTAAAGGCTACATTGTAATTGATCGTTCAACTACTGATGCTGATGAAGATCAAGTATTACTTGATGTTATGGATGCTGGTGGTGACGATCTTCAAACTAGTGATGATGCATACGAAATCTACACTGATCCAAAGCAATTTGCAGGTGTACGTGACGCCTTAATTAAGGATGGTTACAAACTAGCAGATGCTGAATTAACTATGATTCCACAAAACACCACTCCAGTTCCAGCAGATAAGAAGGAACAATTTGAACATTTAGTTGATGCTCTTGAAGATAGTGACGATGTTCAAAATGTTTATACTGCAGCGGCTGATGAAGATTAA